The DNA window TAATCAAGCAATTCATGTGTTAATCGCTTATCTAGCCCGATCGATATTTCAGGTCACATCCGCCCTGACGCACAATATCTCGGGAACGGCCAAGGCCTGCGCTCAAACGGTGATCGCCACCCAGTACTACCATGACGTTCGATCGGCTCTCTGGTGGACCTCCAATGTGGTGGTCCTGGTGGCCAGCGCCGCCTACACCCGCGTCAAGCAGCTGGAGATGATGCGCCAGCACCAACAACGCAGCACCGCCACCCAGAAGGCCTGAATGCAATTAAAAGCGAAGTAGACTGTTTAGGACTCTAGGAGATGTAAGTTTAAAGTATGCACAAACAATCCATCAACAAAAATACATAGGCTTCTGTATTAACTAATTGGAGGCAACTGCTTCTTGGGGTTCCGCCGGCTCTGTCTGCTTTTTGGCCCCATCCCTTTTCACCTTCGCCGTGCTCTTGTCCCACATCTCTGGAACGTAGAGAAAGGGATCGATTTTCAGCTGCTCACTGCTGGGCGGGCTCTTTAGCAGGACGCGTGTGATGAAACGTCCCTCGCGCTTGGGCCTCATAGTGTTCACATCCTGCAGTAGGAACCTGATGTTCTCCTCAAGCTTCTGGACATCCATATCCAAAGTGCCCACACTGGCGGTGATCAGGCCAAAATTTTGCTGGTACTCATCCTTGACTGCACTGTAGCTAATTCCGCTGGAGAACTTGACGATCATCTCGGCCAGGTTGGTGCCCAGTGTCTCGCTCTTGGGATTTGGGAACTTGCGTTTCATCAGGCCTCGCAGGGCCACCAGCTCGGCCAGTATATTCGGATGGGCAATGACGTACTGGTAGTCGGAGAGCAGCAGTTCGCCGCTGGTAATGTCCTTAATGAGCTCCACGCCGCCGACTAGCGAGGCGCCGGCTTCCCTGGC is part of the Drosophila sechellia strain sech25 chromosome 3R, ASM438219v1, whole genome shotgun sequence genome and encodes:
- the LOC6607288 gene encoding 50S ribosomal protein L1; translated protein: MQSILSSMRALALRQSTVEPLRLLHLSAVSEAARKGTREKARKKKVKVEVKKVGFIPHNQRNKKINVKRADKHVDDSWKQVPKDDCYVGRYYRWPVYSVQEAIQCHRETHHPSMYNVPNAPLNLNIELNMQAEKITRFVDNFQRMAMIPHKFDHGEERKIIVFTKGNNEVLEAREAGASLVGGVELIKDITSGELLLSDYQYVIAHPNILAELVALRGLMKRKFPNPKSETLGTNLAEMIVKFSSGISYSAVKDEYQQNFGLITASVGTLDMDVQKLEENIRFLLQDVNTMRPKREGRFITRVLLKSPPSSEQLKIDPFLYVPEMWDKSTAKVKRDGAKKQTEPAEPQEAVASN